In one window of Cytophagaceae bacterium ABcell3 DNA:
- a CDS encoding OmpA family protein yields the protein MERLEALGWLILGMVSWLSIGCSNSNLSNYQEYHKPSSDSALSVIDSFHITSNLTSGPHLSKKDSVAKEVSEIRSTLKEGQVEQVGESIKVSFDSGIFFDVDSDNLTAEAKENISALCRIMSNYDNSNLLIEGHTDFTGPVDYNQNLSERRAKSVASSIAACGIDRDHIKIKGHGELKPVADNHTPDGRQRNRRVEIIIMGDTAENSLYRTDEIVVSSNDSLCFYPPSSSSDLARQLCDSWQGKLTDEIYPNATGVFDNPVVTNLESDEYSYKVYEGSGNEPNVSEIKLKGTIYDSKTKEPISATLVLKVLPGGALFNNIDSDSGSYSVMLPSGGHYGFMAKAEGYIPKHDNLYVPEGHKYTEVVQDMYLTPVEVGQAINLNNVFFKQSRAELLPSSYPELDEVVEMLQANPKMAIQLNGHTDNQGNPYLNQQLSEDRVEAIKDYFVAKGISPHRIQLEAYGGSRPIASNEHEETRKLNRRVEIVILRH from the coding sequence ATGGAAAGATTAGAGGCGTTAGGATGGTTAATATTAGGAATGGTTTCATGGCTGTCAATTGGGTGCAGCAACAGCAATTTGTCCAATTATCAGGAATATCATAAGCCAAGTTCAGATTCAGCTTTATCAGTTATAGACTCCTTTCATATAACTAGCAATTTGACTTCTGGGCCACACCTTTCAAAGAAAGATTCTGTAGCAAAAGAAGTTTCTGAAATTCGGAGCACGCTTAAGGAGGGGCAAGTCGAACAGGTTGGGGAATCTATAAAGGTCAGCTTTGATTCAGGAATATTTTTTGATGTAGACTCAGACAATCTGACTGCGGAAGCCAAGGAAAATATTTCTGCATTATGTAGGATAATGAGTAACTATGACAATTCCAACCTTTTGATAGAAGGACACACAGATTTTACCGGCCCAGTTGATTATAACCAGAACCTTTCAGAGAGAAGGGCCAAGTCAGTGGCTTCTTCCATTGCAGCGTGCGGCATAGATCGGGATCATATAAAGATAAAAGGTCATGGCGAATTGAAACCAGTGGCCGACAACCATACACCAGATGGGAGACAACGTAACCGAAGGGTTGAAATCATAATTATGGGCGATACTGCTGAGAATTCGCTATATAGAACAGATGAAATTGTTGTTAGCAGTAACGATTCACTTTGTTTTTATCCGCCATCATCTTCTTCAGATTTGGCTAGACAGTTATGTGATTCTTGGCAAGGAAAGCTGACGGATGAAATTTATCCAAATGCTACAGGAGTGTTTGACAATCCTGTGGTGACCAATCTAGAATCGGATGAATACTCATATAAGGTATATGAAGGTTCTGGAAATGAACCAAATGTATCGGAGATTAAGCTCAAAGGTACCATATACGATTCTAAAACGAAAGAACCTATTTCGGCTACGCTTGTCTTAAAGGTACTTCCTGGAGGCGCACTTTTTAATAATATAGACTCTGATTCGGGTTCTTATTCGGTCATGTTGCCATCTGGAGGGCACTATGGATTTATGGCAAAGGCTGAAGGCTATATCCCTAAACATGATAATCTATATGTACCAGAGGGACATAAATACACTGAGGTTGTTCAAGACATGTATTTAACACCTGTTGAGGTGGGTCAGGCCATTAATCTTAACAATGTCTTTTTTAAGCAAAGCCGTGCAGAATTGCTGCCTTCTTCTTATCCGGAGTTGGATGAAGTGGTTGAAATGCTGCAGGCAAACCCTAAAATGGCTATTCAGCTTAATGGTCATACGGACAATCAAGGAAATCCTTATTTAAACCAGCAATTGTCTGAAGATCGGGTTGAAGCTATTAAAGACTATTTTGTAGCAAAAGGCATTAGCCCTCATCGTATACAGCTAGAAGCCTACGGGGGTAGCAGACCAATAGCCAGTAACGAACATGAGGAAACCAGAAAGTTGAATAGAAGGGTGGAAATAGTCATCTTGCGCCACTGA
- the mfd gene encoding transcription-repair coupling factor, whose product MKAKDLINIYKEDLQVKTLANKVENGISRLRLKGLIGSLDSVISATLYTSLKKSFVFVLHEKEEAFYFQNDLQGLLPDQEVLLFPASYKKAWKYEETDNANVVMRAEVLNRLNDNPHAIIVTYPEALTEKVINKKSLIENTFKVNLGDKLDINFLSELLTSYNFEIADFVYEAGQFAIRGGIIDIFSFANDLPYRLELFDDEVESIRIIDPETQLSVENKKSFSLIPNVQEKLSLEVRESFLDFIPSDSILWFKDIQHALDTIEKQYEGIASTYEEMQKTTGNSALITKPEILFETKDSFEKAILKLQIIEFGRQFKHKNAETYEFNAGPQPSFNKDFNLLSETLRDYQEKNYTNIIVSDSHQQLDRLTAIFEEIDPFLKFNPLNLSLREGFTDEENKITCFTDHQIFERYHRYKTKERQTKSKSITLKELKSLSPGDYITHQDYGIGRFAGLEKVDIGGKQQEAIRLIYRDDDVLLISIHSLHKISKYSAGEGPAPSMSKLGSGDWEAKKKKAKSRVKDIAKELISLYARRKAAPGYAYSKDGYLQAELESSFIYEDTPDQAKATADVKQDMEQPHPMDRLVCGDVGFGKTEVAIRAAFKAVCDSKQVAVLVPTTILAMQHYKTFKSRLENLPCTIEYVNRFKTTQQIKETLKRVAEGKTNILIGTHRLISKDIKFKDLGLLVIDEEQKFGVKVKEKLKELRVNVDTLTLTATPIPRTLHFSLMGARDLSVIATPPPNRQPVTTEIHVFNDEVIRDAVSNEIKRGGQVFFVHNRIKDLEEVAYKITKLVPDAKVAVAHGQMEGEKLEKIMMKFVDGEYDILVSTNIIESGLDIPNANTIIINRAHMFGLSDLHQMRGRVGRSNKKAFCYLLTPPAVTLPADSRKRLGALEEFSDLGDGFKVAMRDLDIRGAGNLLGAEQTGFINDLGFEMYHKILDEAISELKETEFKELFSNQPETDKLKDMVSDCVIETDLAVVIPDQYVTNISERLSLYNTLDNIKSDTELQKFKESLIDRFGPMPPEVEDLTKTVELRWMAQKLGFEKLMLKNDALKAYFGNSDNEEYFQSETFGNILSFVQSNPKKCRLKEANKKPMVIINDVTSIEDAIEILENISASKEVSIK is encoded by the coding sequence TTGAAAGCTAAGGATCTGATAAATATTTATAAGGAAGACCTGCAAGTAAAGACACTTGCTAACAAAGTAGAAAACGGCATTTCACGACTACGGTTAAAAGGTCTTATCGGAAGCTTGGACAGTGTAATTTCTGCTACCTTATATACAAGCTTGAAAAAAAGCTTTGTCTTTGTTCTCCACGAAAAAGAAGAAGCTTTTTATTTTCAAAATGACTTACAGGGATTGCTGCCTGACCAAGAGGTGTTACTTTTTCCGGCTTCATACAAAAAAGCATGGAAATATGAAGAAACAGACAATGCGAATGTGGTTATGCGTGCTGAAGTGCTCAACAGGTTGAACGATAACCCTCATGCTATAATAGTTACTTACCCAGAAGCGCTCACCGAAAAGGTAATTAACAAAAAGTCTTTAATAGAAAATACTTTCAAGGTCAATTTAGGAGATAAGTTGGATATAAACTTTTTATCCGAATTGCTGACTTCCTATAATTTTGAAATAGCTGATTTTGTATATGAAGCAGGCCAGTTTGCCATACGTGGGGGGATTATTGATATATTTTCTTTCGCAAATGACCTACCATACCGTTTAGAGCTTTTTGATGACGAAGTAGAAAGTATAAGGATAATTGACCCTGAAACCCAATTATCAGTAGAGAATAAAAAATCCTTCAGCCTAATTCCTAATGTTCAGGAAAAGCTATCTTTGGAAGTACGTGAGTCTTTTCTGGACTTTATTCCTTCTGACAGCATTTTATGGTTCAAAGATATCCAACATGCATTGGATACTATTGAAAAACAATATGAAGGAATAGCGTCTACCTATGAAGAGATGCAGAAAACCACTGGTAATTCAGCATTAATAACCAAGCCTGAAATATTATTCGAAACCAAAGACTCTTTTGAAAAAGCTATATTAAAGCTTCAAATTATTGAGTTTGGTCGCCAATTCAAACATAAAAATGCGGAAACTTACGAATTTAATGCAGGACCACAGCCTTCTTTCAACAAAGACTTTAACCTCCTGAGCGAAACTTTACGTGACTATCAGGAAAAAAACTATACAAACATAATTGTCTCTGACTCACATCAGCAATTAGACAGACTAACGGCAATTTTTGAGGAAATTGATCCTTTTCTAAAATTCAACCCGCTAAATTTATCTTTACGTGAAGGGTTTACAGATGAGGAAAACAAAATTACCTGTTTTACTGACCACCAAATTTTTGAGCGGTACCACAGGTACAAAACCAAAGAACGCCAAACAAAGTCAAAGTCAATTACCCTTAAAGAACTCAAAAGCCTATCTCCCGGCGACTACATAACACACCAAGATTATGGAATAGGAAGGTTTGCAGGACTTGAAAAAGTAGATATAGGTGGAAAGCAGCAAGAAGCTATACGCCTTATTTACAGAGACGACGATGTGCTTTTGATTAGCATCCACTCCCTCCACAAAATTTCGAAATACAGTGCAGGAGAGGGGCCGGCGCCATCTATGAGTAAACTGGGTTCTGGAGACTGGGAGGCTAAAAAGAAAAAGGCAAAAAGCAGGGTAAAAGATATTGCCAAAGAACTGATCAGCCTATACGCCAGACGTAAGGCCGCACCTGGATACGCTTATTCAAAAGATGGTTATTTACAGGCAGAGCTGGAGTCTTCCTTTATCTATGAAGACACGCCCGACCAAGCCAAGGCAACTGCCGACGTAAAACAAGATATGGAACAGCCACACCCTATGGACCGTCTGGTCTGTGGCGATGTAGGATTCGGGAAAACAGAAGTTGCCATCAGGGCCGCTTTTAAAGCTGTATGTGACAGCAAACAAGTAGCCGTACTTGTCCCTACGACCATACTTGCCATGCAACATTATAAAACATTCAAGAGTAGACTAGAAAATTTGCCCTGTACGATTGAGTATGTAAACCGCTTTAAAACAACTCAACAGATAAAGGAAACCCTCAAAAGAGTGGCAGAGGGGAAAACCAACATTCTAATAGGAACCCACAGGTTAATTAGCAAAGATATTAAATTCAAAGACTTAGGCCTGCTGGTCATTGACGAAGAACAAAAGTTTGGGGTAAAAGTAAAAGAAAAGCTTAAAGAATTAAGAGTTAACGTAGACACGTTGACACTTACTGCCACACCTATACCTCGAACCTTGCACTTTTCACTTATGGGTGCGCGCGACCTTTCGGTGATAGCTACCCCTCCTCCAAACAGGCAACCAGTAACCACAGAAATCCATGTTTTCAATGATGAAGTTATCAGGGACGCTGTAAGCAATGAAATAAAAAGAGGCGGGCAGGTATTTTTCGTGCACAATAGAATCAAAGACCTTGAAGAAGTCGCCTATAAAATAACCAAACTGGTTCCAGATGCTAAAGTAGCGGTAGCACACGGACAAATGGAAGGGGAGAAGCTGGAAAAAATAATGATGAAATTTGTAGACGGAGAATATGACATTCTGGTTTCTACCAATATTATAGAGTCTGGTTTAGACATTCCCAATGCCAATACTATTATCATCAACCGTGCCCACATGTTTGGCTTGTCTGACCTGCACCAAATGCGGGGTAGGGTAGGGCGCTCCAATAAAAAAGCCTTTTGCTATCTACTCACACCACCAGCAGTCACGCTTCCTGCTGATTCTAGAAAAAGGTTAGGTGCATTAGAAGAGTTTTCTGATTTGGGAGATGGCTTTAAGGTAGCCATGAGAGACCTTGACATTCGGGGCGCAGGAAATCTGCTAGGCGCCGAACAAACAGGATTTATTAACGACCTTGGTTTTGAAATGTACCACAAAATCTTAGATGAAGCGATTTCAGAACTGAAAGAAACAGAATTTAAAGAGCTATTCAGCAATCAACCAGAGACCGATAAGCTCAAAGATATGGTATCTGACTGTGTCATAGAAACAGATTTGGCAGTAGTTATCCCAGATCAGTATGTGACCAATATTTCTGAAAGGCTAAGTTTATATAATACGCTAGACAATATAAAGAGCGATACAGAACTGCAAAAATTCAAAGAGTCGTTGATAGACCGGTTTGGCCCGATGCCGCCGGAAGTAGAAGACCTGACCAAAACAGTAGAGCTTCGTTGGATGGCTCAAAAACTAGGTTTTGAGAAATTAATGTTAAAAAATGATGCACTCAAAGCCTATTTTGGAAATTCAGACAATGAAGAATATTTCCAATCAGAGACTTTCGGAAACATCTTATCCTTCGTACAGTCGAATCCTAAAAAATGCAGGCTAAAAGAAGCCAATAAAAAACCGATGGTGATCATTAACGATGTGACCAGTATTGAAGATGCCATTGAAATACTCGAAAACATTTCTGCCAGTAAAGAAGTTTCTATCAAATAA